The genomic segment GGACTCGAGTTCCCGGTGATCCTCGTGGCCGGGCTCGAGGAGGGGCTGCTGCCCCACGCCTCGTCGCTCGAGAATCCCGCCGAGATGGAGGAGGAGCGGCGCCTCTTCTACGTCGCGCTCACGCGGGCGCAGAAGGAGGTCCACCTGCTCCACGCGACCTATCGTCGCACGTGGAACGCATCCGGCGGAGGCATCTCGAGGTTCGTCTCCGAGATCCCGAACGACTGCCTCGTCGTCGAGGAGGACGCGTCCTGGGGAGTCCCGCGCCGCCGAGAGGCGCCGCGGCGCGTGCCCGATCGCGTGGCGCAGGACGCCCGCGGGAGCGGCGGCCGGGGTCCGATCGGGGTGCGGGTGATCCATCCCCAGTTCGGAGAGGGTGTCGTGGTGGCGTGCGAGGGCGTGGGGGAGCGGGCGAAGCTGACGGTCCAGTTCCGGCGCGCCGGGACGAAGAAGATCCTCGCCGCCTTCGCGGAGCTGAGCCATGCCGATTGATCGGAACACGGTGCGGCACATCGCCGCGCTCGCGCGGCTCCAGGTGGAGGAAGCCGAGGAGGAGCGCTACGTGCGCGAGCTCCAGGCGATCCTCTCGTACGTCGAGGAGCTTCAAGAGCTGAACGTGGACGGCGTCGAGCCGACGAGCACGGTGGTGGCCGGCTCGCCCTCGCCGCTCCGTCCGGACGAGGAGCGGCCGTGCGACGTGCGCGAGGAAGCGCTCTCGGAAGCTCCCGACCGGGACGGCGACTACTTCCGCGTGCCGCGAGTCGTATGAGCGCGCGCGACGTGGACCTCACCCTGGAGACGGCCGAGTCGCTCGCGCGCTCCGTGCGGGACCGGGC from the Candidatus Eisenbacteria bacterium genome contains:
- the gatC gene encoding Asp-tRNA(Asn)/Glu-tRNA(Gln) amidotransferase subunit GatC, producing the protein MPIDRNTVRHIAALARLQVEEAEEERYVRELQAILSYVEELQELNVDGVEPTSTVVAGSPSPLRPDEERPCDVREEALSEAPDRDGDYFRVPRVV